In Torulaspora delbrueckii CBS 1146 chromosome 1, complete genome, one genomic interval encodes:
- the NSE5 gene encoding Smc5-Smc6 complex subunit NSE5 (similar to Saccharomyces cerevisiae NSE5 (YML023C); ancestral locus Anc_5.558), with product MAPGIANHTSIGENDDERLPYYVDVSDDTLFTFEVLNSMCMLDNYDHLLFTLECQSVDEEKFAIPPFDVLLVLMTLTTVSDHYKEPILRQNDPYNTSRGKLSRRAFKILRFYVKMLQKYDLNGGQRPDIELLRCQFFLIIDSLSSNARWARPHRRKRRKTENGVIYNFDVAEAEDSELGNIIANPYPYVSCLEQKKSILGNDLLSIKLKQPGSFINMILWTLSNSLQEDNVLYIDNHEVWMPLLELIVDLFVLRHDFFIKHELKSAIDDYHMVQLLSESPLANFLHLIDSSQSGISFCQCIFLSCDYKFDDLDVSIELHPVYYGENTLSKTYIPRTSFSKVYKLKRSMSLRRKIIGTYCKLLTEVPTGHQLIKPKPSADELIKNLSYSLAKFNDIDEFEAFFLTGDLTVASYFVPLIAEDTLCHLFSNFKKSIERLDIKHVALTLVENLDNIGAFLYECTCFFDKGFFVPPERQIKSIELVEINKADICMLALFQYIKFLEGGEVIKSNSKFHDFINAVNGNDRRRKRILSRNAPDSNLPPLMPLLLKLLKS from the coding sequence ATGGCACCTGGAATTGCCAATCACACTAGTATAGGGGAAAATGACGACGAAAGGCTTCCTTATTATGTTGATGTCAGCGATGATACTTTGTTTACCTTTGAAGTTTTAAATTCAATGTGTATGTTGGACAACTACGACCACTTGCTGTTTACTTTAGAATGTCAGTCagtggatgaagagaagtTTGCGATCCCCCCTTTCGATGTTCTGCTTGTTCTGATGACGCTGACTACAGTTTCCGATCATTACAAAGAACCTATATTGAGACAAAATGATCCCTATAATACTTCTAGGGGGAAGCTATCTCGCAGGGCATTTAAGATATTACGTTTTTACGTGAAAATGTTGCAGAAGTACGATCTGAATGGGGGACAGCGCCCCGATATTGAGCTTCTAAGATGTCAGTTCTTTCTGATTATCGATTCCCTTTCTTCTAACGCTAGATGGGCACGTCCCCATCGAAGAAAACGTAGGAAAACCGAAAATGGAGTAATTTACAACTTTGATGTGGCCGAGGCTGAAGACTCTGAGTTAGGAAACATTATTGCTAACCCATATCCTTATGTCAGCTGCTTAGAGCAGAAAAAAAGCATATTGGGGAACGACTTGTTAAGCATTAAGTTGAAGCAACCGGGTTCATTCATCAACATGATACTTTGGACCTTGTCAAACTCATTGCAAGAAGATAATGTGCTGTATATCGACAATCATGAGGTATGGATGCCTCTCTTAGAGTTAATCGTTGATCTTTTCGTTCTGCGACACGACTTCTTCATAAAACATGAATTGAAATCAGCTATAGATGACTACCACATGGTTCAGTTGCTGTCTGAGAGTCCATTGGCAAATTTTCTACATCTGATCGACTCCTCTCAATCCGGGATCTCGTTTTGCCAATGTATCTTCCTGTCCTGTGAttacaaatttgatgatttggaCGTCAGTATAGAACTTCATCCTGTTTATTACGGTGAGAATACTTTGAGCAAGACTTACATCCCAAGGACGTCTTTCAGTAAAGTCTACAAGCTGAAAAGGTCTATGTCACTGCGACGTAAAATAATAGGAACCTACTGCAAATTGCTCACTGAAGTACCTACGGGGCATCAGCTAATTAAACCGAAGCCTAGTGCAGATGAGCTAATAAAAAACCTATCTTACTCGTTGGCTAAATTTaatgatattgatgaattcgaAGCTTTCTTTCTGACTGGTGACCTCACAGTTGCATCATACTTCGTACCACTAATTGCGGAGGATACGCTTTGTCATCTGTTTtctaatttcaaaaagtctATCGAGCGATTGGATATTAAACATGTGGCGCTTACTTTAGTTGAGAATCTGGATAACATCGGAGCATTTCTGTATGAGTGTACATGTTTTTTTGATAAAGGCTTCTTTGTTCCACCTGAGAGACAAATAAAAAGCATAGAACTCGTTGAAATTAACAAAGCCGATATTTGCATGCTTGCCTTGTTCCAGTatatcaaatttctcgAAGGCGGGGAGGTGATAAAATCAAATTCTAAATTCCACGACTTCATTAATGCAGTCAATGGGAATGAcaggagaaggaaaagaattctttcaagaaacgCGCCAGATTCAAATCTTCCCCCGTTAATGcctcttcttttgaaattattGAAGTCATGA